In Kordia antarctica, the following proteins share a genomic window:
- a CDS encoding RNA polymerase sigma factor, with the protein MREDYFKEIITHHKDKIYRICFAYLYEKELVDDLYQEVLINVWNGLKNFKGNSKLTTWLYRVTLNTTITFNRNTKKHLSLFNNELPDTFEAAIDTERQSQENRVNKLMQCVQKLKKDERLIISLVLEELSYKEIADIIGIEANNVGVRISRIKKRLLKIYNNE; encoded by the coding sequence ATGCGAGAAGATTATTTCAAAGAAATCATCACACATCACAAAGACAAAATCTACCGAATTTGCTTTGCATATCTCTATGAAAAAGAATTGGTAGATGATTTGTATCAAGAAGTATTAATCAACGTATGGAATGGACTCAAAAATTTCAAAGGAAATTCAAAACTAACAACTTGGTTGTACAGAGTTACGCTAAATACAACAATTACGTTCAACAGAAATACTAAAAAACACCTGTCACTTTTTAATAATGAATTGCCCGATACGTTTGAAGCAGCCATTGATACAGAACGGCAATCGCAAGAAAATCGTGTGAATAAACTCATGCAATGTGTACAAAAACTCAAAAAAGACGAGCGGTTAATTATCAGTTTAGTTTTAGAAGAACTGAGTTACAAAGAAATTGCAGACATCATCGGAATCGAAGCCAACAATGTTGGTGTTCGTATTAGTAGAATCAAAAAACGACTTTTAAAAATATACAATAATGAATGA
- a CDS encoding methionine aminotransferase — translation MNHISKLPNIETTIFTVMSQLAAQENAINLSQGFPNFPSDPKLIELVQQALRENYNQYAPMPGALILREAIAEKMELLYQRDYNPATEITVTAGATQAIFTIISAFVRPTDEVIIFTPAYDCYAPAVEVHGGKVIPIQLKGKEFSVDWNEVRSKITTKTKLLIINTPHNPSGTVLSKADMLELSSILENTNIILLSDEVYEHIIFDGAQHQSAALYPKLAERAFITASFGKTFHNTGWKMGYCVAPKALMHEFKKVHQFNVFSVNHPMQIGIGKYLKNPKNYLGLPAFFQRKRDYFLNEIKDSRFTWKPSQGTYFQVLSYENITDEFDTEFAKRLTREYKIASIPLSVFNTNKEDHKLLRFCFAKTEETLAQAAKILNRI, via the coding sequence ATGAACCACATTTCCAAACTTCCAAACATAGAAACCACGATTTTTACCGTGATGAGTCAATTAGCAGCACAGGAAAACGCAATTAATCTTTCTCAAGGATTTCCTAATTTTCCTTCTGATCCAAAATTGATTGAACTTGTTCAGCAAGCATTGCGTGAAAATTACAATCAATATGCGCCAATGCCAGGCGCGTTAATTTTACGCGAAGCAATTGCAGAAAAAATGGAATTATTGTATCAACGAGATTACAATCCGGCAACAGAAATTACGGTTACAGCAGGCGCAACACAAGCTATTTTTACCATTATAAGTGCATTTGTACGACCAACTGACGAAGTCATCATATTTACGCCAGCATACGATTGTTACGCACCAGCGGTTGAGGTTCACGGTGGAAAAGTAATCCCGATTCAGCTGAAAGGAAAAGAATTTTCAGTGGATTGGAATGAAGTTCGAAGTAAAATTACGACGAAAACAAAGTTGCTAATTATCAATACGCCGCACAATCCAAGCGGAACGGTTTTGTCAAAAGCAGATATGTTAGAATTGTCGTCAATTCTAGAAAATACAAACATTATATTATTGAGTGATGAAGTCTACGAACACATCATTTTTGATGGCGCACAACATCAAAGTGCGGCTTTATATCCGAAACTTGCCGAACGCGCTTTTATTACAGCTTCTTTTGGGAAAACATTTCATAATACAGGTTGGAAAATGGGCTATTGCGTTGCGCCAAAAGCATTGATGCACGAATTTAAAAAAGTACATCAATTCAATGTGTTTTCAGTGAATCATCCGATGCAAATTGGAATTGGAAAGTATTTAAAAAATCCAAAGAATTATTTGGGACTTCCGGCATTTTTCCAGCGAAAGCGAGATTATTTTCTAAATGAAATTAAAGATTCTCGTTTTACGTGGAAACCATCACAAGGAACGTATTTTCAGGTTTTATCTTATGAAAATATTACGGACGAATTTGATACCGAATTTGCCAAAAGATTAACGCGCGAATACAAAATTGCGTCCATTCCGCTTTCTGTGTTTAACACGAATAAAGAAGATCATAAATTGTTGCGTTTCTGCTTTGCTAAAACAGAAGAAACGTTAGCACAAGCTGCAAAAATTTTGAATAGAATATAA
- a CDS encoding M28 family peptidase, translating into MKYIISNFIILLLLISCKQETKPENTETNQTETIAYDFNEINLLKHVKELSSDIYQGRETGTLGATKAKNYIIGEFKKLNVKPLGESFEQVFPLPKKLKATQGENIIGYIKGSEKAAEYIVITAHYDHEGIKNGKVYNGADDDASGISALLAFAEYLQKYPPKHSVLLIAFDAEEKGLLGSYYYIENSIVPKEQLKLNINMDMISRSDKKELYAVGPQYYSQYKPIIENLEKSGEVTLLIGHKEWTYSSDHAGFHTAKIPFIYFGVEDHKDYHKPTDDFENIHPTFYTNAVQTIISFFKEVDNQQL; encoded by the coding sequence ATGAAATATATCATAAGTAACTTTATAATACTCTTACTTTTAATAAGCTGTAAACAAGAAACCAAGCCCGAAAACACAGAAACCAATCAAACAGAAACGATTGCGTATGACTTCAATGAAATCAATTTATTAAAGCACGTAAAAGAATTATCTTCAGATATATATCAAGGAAGAGAAACAGGAACGCTTGGCGCTACAAAAGCAAAAAACTATATCATTGGTGAATTCAAAAAACTAAACGTAAAACCGTTAGGAGAAAGCTTTGAACAAGTATTTCCATTACCTAAAAAATTAAAAGCTACACAAGGAGAAAATATAATTGGCTACATAAAAGGAAGCGAAAAAGCAGCTGAATACATTGTAATCACAGCACATTACGATCATGAAGGAATCAAAAATGGGAAAGTGTATAATGGCGCTGATGATGATGCTTCTGGAATAAGTGCGTTATTGGCTTTCGCCGAATACCTTCAGAAATATCCACCAAAGCATTCTGTACTATTAATCGCTTTTGATGCGGAAGAAAAAGGATTGTTAGGTTCGTATTACTATATAGAAAATTCCATCGTTCCAAAAGAACAATTAAAGCTTAACATCAACATGGACATGATAAGTCGTAGTGATAAAAAAGAACTCTATGCAGTTGGTCCACAATACTATTCACAATACAAACCAATTATTGAAAACCTTGAAAAAAGTGGAGAAGTAACCTTACTAATTGGTCACAAAGAATGGACATATTCCAGCGATCACGCAGGATTTCACACAGCAAAAATTCCATTCATTTACTTTGGTGTAGAAGATCACAAAGATTATCACAAACCAACGGACGATTTCGAAAACATTCATCCAACGTTTTATACAAATGCGGTACAAACCATCATTTCGTTCTTCAAAGAAGTGGACAATCAGCAATTATAA
- a CDS encoding alpha/beta fold hydrolase, translating into MKTKLSILLFLFAFANLLGQETQKTPAFEVSVHGKGDTMFLIPGLSCSGNVWNETVKTYKDNYEIHVITLAGYGGVKPIASENILQEVKTELIGYIKKHKTKNSILIGHSIGGFTSLLIAIEDQNLVSKIIIVDSLPFLAGSYNDAVTVEVVKSSYGMMKEMYMPMDSLTLRNTLKQSINGMMRNKENLEFVVNDAAKSDRRTLGFTVFEMLSTDIRDDIQHIKTPTLVLTNWNKPIPQFPNFTRADKLKMYQKQYENCSSCTVKIIDKAEHFIMLDNPTEFYKEVSNFINE; encoded by the coding sequence ATGAAAACTAAACTTTCAATTCTATTATTTCTTTTTGCTTTCGCGAATCTACTCGGACAAGAAACCCAAAAAACACCTGCTTTTGAAGTTTCCGTTCATGGAAAAGGCGACACCATGTTCTTAATTCCTGGATTATCTTGTTCGGGAAATGTTTGGAATGAAACCGTTAAAACATACAAAGACAACTACGAAATTCATGTCATTACATTGGCAGGTTATGGTGGCGTGAAACCAATTGCTTCGGAGAACATTCTGCAAGAAGTCAAAACAGAATTAATCGGATATATCAAAAAGCATAAAACCAAAAACAGCATTTTAATTGGTCACAGTATTGGCGGATTTACAAGTTTATTAATCGCAATTGAAGATCAAAATCTAGTTTCAAAAATTATCATTGTAGATAGTTTACCGTTTTTGGCTGGTTCTTACAATGATGCAGTCACAGTAGAAGTTGTAAAATCTTCCTATGGAATGATGAAAGAAATGTACATGCCAATGGACAGTTTAACGTTGAGAAATACGCTAAAACAATCAATTAATGGAATGATGCGCAACAAAGAAAATCTTGAATTTGTAGTAAATGACGCAGCAAAGTCAGACCGTAGAACACTTGGATTTACAGTATTTGAAATGTTAAGTACAGACATTCGTGATGACATTCAACACATAAAAACGCCAACATTAGTTTTGACAAACTGGAACAAACCTATTCCACAATTTCCTAACTTTACACGTGCCGATAAGTTGAAAATGTATCAAAAACAATATGAAAATTGTAGTTCGTGCACAGTAAAAATTATAGACAAAGCAGAACATTTTATCATGCTCGATAATCCAACGGAATTTTACAAGGAAGTTTCTAATTTTATCAACGAATGA
- a CDS encoding GNAT family N-acetyltransferase, producing MEAYKNFETERLFIKPTSVEDAEFIFELINSPKWIENIGDRNIRSVEAAKDYIVTKMRPQLERLGFSNYTLTRKIDNVKIGTCGLYDREGLEGIDIGFAFLPEYERKGFAFEAANKIKNVAFNEFGVNAISAITSKNNTSSQKLLEKLGLKLTGTTKLPNETEELLVYKMYREQTQY from the coding sequence ATGGAAGCATATAAAAATTTTGAAACAGAAAGACTTTTCATAAAACCAACTTCAGTTGAAGATGCTGAATTTATCTTTGAATTAATCAATTCTCCAAAATGGATTGAAAATATAGGCGACAGAAATATTAGATCTGTTGAAGCTGCAAAAGATTATATCGTAACTAAAATGCGTCCTCAATTGGAAAGACTTGGATTTTCAAACTATACGCTTACACGAAAAATAGACAACGTAAAAATTGGAACTTGTGGATTATATGACCGAGAAGGATTAGAAGGAATTGATATTGGTTTTGCTTTTTTGCCCGAATATGAAAGAAAAGGATTTGCTTTTGAAGCTGCCAATAAAATTAAAAATGTAGCATTCAATGAATTTGGAGTTAACGCAATAAGTGCCATTACATCAAAAAATAATACGTCGTCTCAAAAACTATTGGAAAAGCTTGGTTTAAAACTTACAGGAACAACAAAATTGCCAAACGAAACGGAAGAATTACTTGTATATAAAATGTATCGAGAACAAACCCAATATTGA
- a CDS encoding succinate dehydrogenase/fumarate reductase iron-sulfur subunit, with protein MNLTLKIWRQKNANDKGKMVDYKVNDISPDMSFLEMLDVLNEQLINNGGEEPVAFDHDCREGICGSCSLYINGEAHGPDRGVTTCQLHMRMFKDGDTIYIEPFRAKAFPVIKDLIVDRGSFDRIQHAGGFISVNTSGNTIDANATPVNKHDADTAFDAATCIGCGACVASCKNSSAMLFVSAKVSQFALLPQGQVEATDRVLNMVKQMDDEGFGNCTNTGACEVECPKGISLENIARMNREYLSASFKG; from the coding sequence ATGAATTTAACGTTAAAAATTTGGCGTCAAAAAAACGCTAACGATAAAGGAAAAATGGTTGATTACAAAGTCAATGATATTTCTCCTGATATGTCTTTCCTTGAAATGTTAGATGTTTTAAACGAACAACTCATAAACAATGGAGGCGAAGAACCAGTAGCGTTCGATCACGATTGTCGTGAAGGAATCTGCGGATCATGTTCACTTTATATCAATGGAGAAGCGCATGGACCAGATCGTGGAGTTACTACATGTCAATTACACATGCGTATGTTTAAAGATGGCGATACTATTTACATAGAGCCATTCAGAGCAAAAGCATTTCCAGTAATCAAAGATTTAATTGTAGATAGAGGCTCTTTTGATCGTATTCAGCATGCGGGAGGATTTATTTCTGTAAATACCTCTGGGAATACCATTGATGCCAATGCAACTCCTGTAAACAAACACGATGCAGATACGGCTTTTGATGCCGCAACATGTATTGGTTGTGGAGCTTGTGTAGCAAGTTGTAAAAACTCTAGTGCAATGTTATTCGTTTCGGCAAAAGTATCGCAATTTGCATTATTGCCACAAGGACAAGTAGAAGCAACAGATCGTGTATTAAATATGGTAAAACAGATGGACGACGAAGGATTCGGAAACTGTACCAACACTGGAGCTTGCGAAGTAGAATGCCCGAAAGGAATTTCGCTTGAAAATATTGCACGTATGAATCGTGAATACTTGTCAGCATCTTTCAAAGGATAA
- a CDS encoding helix-turn-helix domain-containing protein, with the protein MIRKVVTFWSYIVFIVFASNTFAQEMPENASSKEILEFIIQQKHSNPDLAKKYTQILLEKSRNTNDTEGVFNAHFQNARIATIEGNYSLAIHYCDSAIVTAKKLNNDVSLAESYLTKGTAIINLGDNKRALASYLKALDIANQRNDIQLKIKAKANIAKIKRRMGFFDEALEIYKHNAQLADQYQFEDPLIAINSYMGVGGTFLRLQLPDSTLHYSKIGLQKSLAINDDEGVSYFYIDFGIAYFIKGDFEVAIEYLTKAEKITKGLNNQKRLTEIYYYIGKSYYELKSYQKAVEFLKKVETIVATKNTEKVDSFNPPELLGTYRTLANSYEQLQQNEYYLAYTQKYIELNKYNETRQIEVIKDLYETVRKENDDLSSLTSKLRNRLVYVIMFTFFVLGLCGFFLFKFIKVRKQNKVIFEKLVSQIEAKKVPKKKANFTIEDKKVQAILERLDKLEQSLFYLNSNCTLQTISKKVKTNTTYLSKIITTYKQKKFYEYINELRIEYVLKRLKEDSKFRNYSIKHIAEEIGYKSTNSFTKYFKAYTKLYPSYYIKNLENTLGNDTSN; encoded by the coding sequence ATGATACGAAAGGTAGTTACGTTTTGGAGTTATATTGTTTTCATAGTATTTGCTTCAAACACCTTTGCGCAAGAAATGCCCGAAAATGCATCTTCAAAAGAAATCTTAGAATTTATCATTCAACAGAAACATTCCAATCCTGATTTAGCCAAAAAATACACACAAATTCTGCTAGAAAAAAGTAGAAATACAAACGACACAGAAGGTGTTTTTAATGCACATTTTCAAAATGCACGCATTGCTACTATTGAAGGAAATTATTCGCTTGCTATTCACTATTGTGATTCCGCCATTGTAACTGCAAAGAAGTTAAATAATGACGTTTCGCTGGCAGAATCATATCTTACAAAAGGTACTGCAATTATAAATCTTGGCGATAATAAGAGAGCGTTGGCGAGTTACCTAAAAGCCTTAGACATTGCAAATCAACGAAACGATATTCAATTAAAAATTAAAGCAAAAGCCAATATTGCGAAGATAAAAAGGCGCATGGGATTTTTTGATGAAGCATTGGAAATTTACAAACACAATGCGCAATTAGCCGATCAATATCAATTTGAAGATCCATTGATTGCAATTAATTCATATATGGGCGTTGGCGGCACGTTTTTACGTTTACAACTACCCGATTCTACCTTGCATTATTCTAAAATTGGATTGCAAAAGAGTTTGGCTATTAACGACGATGAAGGTGTGAGTTATTTTTATATCGATTTTGGAATTGCCTATTTTATCAAAGGTGATTTTGAAGTAGCTATTGAATATTTAACCAAAGCAGAAAAGATTACAAAAGGACTCAATAATCAAAAACGATTAACAGAAATCTATTATTATATAGGAAAATCATATTACGAATTAAAATCTTATCAAAAAGCCGTTGAATTTCTTAAAAAAGTAGAAACTATTGTTGCTACAAAAAATACGGAAAAAGTAGATAGTTTCAATCCGCCAGAATTATTAGGAACGTATCGTACGTTGGCAAATTCGTATGAGCAACTTCAACAAAACGAATACTATTTAGCGTATACGCAAAAATATATAGAGTTAAATAAATACAACGAAACGAGACAAATTGAAGTTATTAAAGATTTATATGAAACGGTTCGCAAAGAAAATGATGATCTTTCTTCCTTGACATCTAAGTTGAGAAATAGATTGGTTTATGTAATTATGTTCACATTTTTTGTGTTAGGATTGTGTGGCTTTTTCTTGTTTAAATTCATCAAAGTTAGAAAACAAAATAAAGTCATTTTTGAAAAACTAGTTTCACAAATTGAAGCTAAAAAAGTACCAAAAAAGAAAGCTAATTTTACTATTGAAGATAAAAAAGTACAAGCCATTTTAGAGCGTTTGGATAAGTTAGAACAATCACTTTTTTATCTAAATAGTAATTGCACGCTACAAACAATTTCAAAAAAAGTAAAGACCAACACGACGTATTTATCTAAAATTATTACAACGTATAAGCAGAAAAAATTTTACGAATATATCAACGAATTACGTATTGAATATGTATTGAAACGGCTCAAAGAAGATTCAAAATTTCGCAACTATTCTATCAAGCATATTGCCGAAGAAATAGGATATAAGAGTACAAATTCGTTTACAAAATATTTTAAAGCGTATACAAAATTGTATCCTTCCTATTATATTAAGAATCTTGAGAATACATTAGGAAATGACACCTCAAATTAA
- a CDS encoding MutS-related protein produces the protein MQQPITFYTSQKAKFEAELKIQRRKLNQSSIVRFVVFLSIAFAIYLFFGQWNYVIISSIVGMGSFLYLVFRHADLVYQRNKLKALIECNQVEIDVLNGDLSKLPTGEEFLNTEHYFSYDIDLFGKASFFQYLNRATTREGKNELAKLLASNNISDISTRQKAIQELAEKADWRQHFSAIALLIKVETTSKNITDWLSDYKSFIPKIMRYIPIIFSLLSIAVVILSFMGIISFLYLLLWIGIGLGITGKFLKNINKLSFHTSKAKDTFQQYGQLLNRIEEAIFTSKGLLEKQRNIHSDVQKASTLVREFSKRIDALDNRNNILVAIFLNGLLLWDISKSYQIEIWIDKHSQKVAQWFDVVTFFDAYNSLGNFAFNHPKFVYPTITKNGNQVLDAKQLGHPLLRTKNRIDNDFNIGNSEFFIITGANMAGKSTFLRTVSLSIVMSNTGLPICAENANYSPIKLITSMRTTDSLAEGASYFFSELQRLKMIVDQIKDDTYFIILDEILKGTNSHDKAMGSKKIVQKLASQNAAGIIATHDLSLCELDKEIDQVKNYFFDAEIIDDELFFGYQLKKGICSNMNASFLLKKMEIVE, from the coding sequence ATGCAACAACCGATTACTTTCTATACTTCACAAAAAGCAAAATTTGAAGCGGAATTAAAAATTCAACGACGAAAACTCAATCAATCAAGTATTGTACGTTTTGTTGTTTTTTTAAGTATTGCTTTCGCGATATATCTCTTCTTTGGACAATGGAATTATGTCATCATTTCATCAATTGTCGGAATGGGAAGCTTTCTATACTTAGTCTTTCGTCATGCGGATTTAGTCTATCAACGTAACAAACTAAAAGCGTTAATTGAATGCAATCAGGTAGAAATTGATGTGCTCAATGGCGATCTTTCTAAATTGCCAACAGGCGAAGAATTCTTAAACACAGAACACTATTTCAGTTACGACATTGATCTATTTGGAAAAGCTTCATTCTTTCAATATCTAAACAGAGCAACAACGCGCGAAGGAAAAAATGAATTGGCTAAATTATTAGCGAGTAACAATATTTCAGACATTTCAACACGACAAAAAGCAATCCAAGAATTGGCTGAAAAAGCAGATTGGCGACAACATTTCTCAGCAATTGCATTACTCATAAAAGTAGAAACGACTTCAAAAAATATCACAGATTGGTTAAGCGATTACAAAAGTTTCATTCCAAAAATCATGCGGTATATACCAATTATTTTTTCGTTGTTATCAATTGCAGTCGTCATATTATCATTTATGGGAATAATTTCATTTCTCTATCTCTTACTTTGGATAGGAATTGGTTTGGGAATCACAGGAAAATTTCTAAAAAACATCAACAAATTATCGTTTCATACAAGCAAAGCGAAAGATACATTTCAGCAATACGGACAACTCTTAAATCGTATTGAAGAAGCAATATTTACGTCAAAAGGCTTGTTAGAAAAACAACGAAACATTCACAGCGATGTACAAAAAGCGTCCACACTTGTTAGAGAATTTTCAAAACGAATAGATGCCTTAGATAACAGAAATAATATCTTGGTGGCAATCTTCTTAAATGGACTTTTATTGTGGGACATTTCAAAATCATATCAAATAGAAATCTGGATTGACAAACACAGCCAAAAAGTAGCGCAATGGTTTGATGTGGTTACCTTTTTTGATGCGTACAACAGTTTAGGAAACTTTGCGTTCAATCATCCAAAATTTGTGTATCCAACAATTACGAAAAACGGAAACCAGGTTTTAGACGCCAAACAATTAGGACATCCATTACTGCGAACAAAAAACAGAATTGACAACGATTTCAACATCGGAAACTCAGAATTTTTCATAATTACAGGCGCAAACATGGCAGGAAAAAGTACATTTCTCCGAACGGTTTCGTTAAGTATTGTCATGTCAAACACAGGTTTGCCAATCTGTGCAGAAAACGCAAACTATTCGCCTATAAAACTCATTACAAGCATGCGTACAACGGATTCGTTGGCGGAAGGCGCTTCGTATTTCTTTTCGGAATTGCAACGCTTAAAAATGATTGTAGATCAAATCAAGGACGATACGTATTTTATCATTCTTGATGAAATTCTCAAAGGAACAAATAGTCATGATAAAGCAATGGGTTCTAAAAAAATTGTGCAAAAACTCGCGTCACAAAATGCAGCAGGAATCATTGCAACACACGACTTAAGTTTGTGCGAACTTGACAAAGAAATTGATCAAGTCAAAAACTATTTCTTCGATGCAGAAATCATTGATGACGAACTATTTTTCGGCTATCAACTCAAAAAAGGAATCTGTTCCAACATGAATGCTTCATTCTTATTGAAGAAGATGGAAATTGTGGAATAG
- a CDS encoding thioredoxin family protein has protein sequence MNRIIIAITFLLLCQISLSQEVNQVTKDAKGREKMLGEITKDGFTSNTFNSWFTPNYEAYKPDEVIVKKLKRTLKKYTITVFMGTWCGDSKSEVPKLYKVLEAANFPESNLRVVGLNNVRESYKQGPNGEEKDLNIHRVPTFIVYNKRGKEVGRIVEHPVESLEADLLKICRGKSYEHKYQVVSQLDHIFTKKGASYVTENLEKVTSKLQAYSKSLSELNTYGYVLLRAKATSKAITVFTINTKLFPTDKNCYDSLAEAYFVAKNYEKATENYHKVLELDANDTNAKTMLAKMQ, from the coding sequence ATGAACAGAATTATCATCGCAATTACATTTCTTTTACTATGTCAAATTTCGCTTTCGCAAGAAGTGAATCAGGTTACCAAAGATGCAAAAGGTCGTGAAAAAATGTTGGGCGAAATTACCAAAGATGGTTTTACGTCGAACACTTTTAATTCCTGGTTTACACCAAATTACGAAGCGTACAAACCTGATGAAGTTATTGTGAAAAAACTCAAGCGAACCCTTAAAAAATATACAATTACAGTATTTATGGGAACTTGGTGTGGCGATAGCAAAAGTGAAGTACCAAAGCTTTATAAAGTGTTAGAAGCTGCCAATTTTCCTGAAAGCAACTTACGCGTTGTCGGACTTAATAATGTTCGAGAATCTTATAAACAAGGACCAAATGGTGAAGAAAAAGACTTGAATATTCATCGAGTTCCAACCTTTATTGTATACAATAAAAGAGGAAAGGAAGTTGGACGTATTGTAGAACATCCTGTGGAAAGTTTGGAAGCCGATTTGTTGAAAATTTGTCGTGGAAAATCATACGAACATAAGTATCAAGTTGTTTCGCAATTGGATCATATTTTCACTAAAAAAGGCGCTTCTTACGTAACTGAAAATTTAGAAAAAGTGACTTCCAAACTACAGGCGTATTCAAAAAGTTTAAGTGAATTAAATACATATGGTTATGTGTTGCTTCGCGCGAAAGCGACATCAAAAGCGATTACCGTTTTTACTATAAATACAAAATTATTTCCAACAGATAAAAACTGTTATGATAGTTTGGCAGAAGCCTATTTTGTTGCAAAAAATTATGAAAAAGCAACGGAAAACTACCACAAAGTATTGGAGTTGGATGCGAATGATACAAATGCTAAGACAATGTTAGCCAAAATGCAGTGA
- a CDS encoding class I lanthipeptide, translating into MKTQKTKSLKLVKASIANLDPQTQQEVVGGRTRIGDCNSRTSMCVTSCHAH; encoded by the coding sequence ATGAAAACTCAAAAAACAAAATCACTAAAATTAGTAAAGGCGTCAATTGCAAATTTAGATCCACAAACACAACAAGAAGTTGTTGGTGGACGCACACGCATTGGCGATTGTAATAGTAGAACATCAATGTGTGTTACATCTTGTCACGCACACTAA
- a CDS encoding AAA family ATPase codes for MKEKLIIKNFGPIKSVDLDLGKINVLIGEQATGKSTIAKVLSICRYFSYIVNYSIDIESQHIFHNNEQFYKGLKDWGIDEYLQDASEFFYENELYTFEFKNKLITEFETVTTTDDLKKEYYQTETRIHSNSTNFTKLLNELESLKKDEEVSDKVSETEIFYASGWTPNENFYRLNVKKVMDNPLFIPAERGFQSVSVSKDSLLSTAILDELAKINRIVREYRTDIEIKPLSLIFRNENGLSKVKKIDTNDFHYLHTGASGYQSTIPTFLAIKYYSEIEKRKRTITVEEPELNLFPKTQKKLVEFFIESINQSNNKFILPTHSPYILTTLSNLIYAHKVGTTDNGKFEKEVNEIISKKAWIDVNDISVYFLNNGQAKDLVDVKECLINLDDLDNVSETINSEFDELLNIEMKSISDE; via the coding sequence ATGAAAGAGAAGCTTATCATTAAAAACTTTGGTCCTATTAAATCTGTTGATTTAGATTTAGGAAAAATCAATGTGCTTATTGGTGAGCAAGCTACAGGAAAAAGTACCATTGCTAAGGTGTTGAGTATTTGTAGGTATTTTTCTTATATAGTAAATTATTCAATAGATATTGAAAGTCAACATATCTTTCATAACAACGAACAATTTTATAAAGGATTAAAAGATTGGGGAATTGATGAGTATCTTCAAGATGCATCTGAATTTTTTTATGAAAATGAATTGTATACATTCGAATTTAAAAATAAATTAATTACAGAGTTTGAAACTGTAACTACAACAGATGATCTTAAAAAAGAATACTATCAAACAGAAACAAGAATACATTCAAACTCAACTAATTTCACGAAACTTTTAAATGAGCTAGAAAGCCTCAAAAAAGATGAAGAAGTAAGTGATAAAGTGTCAGAAACTGAAATTTTTTATGCAAGTGGATGGACTCCAAACGAGAATTTTTATAGATTAAATGTAAAAAAGGTAATGGATAACCCGCTATTCATTCCTGCAGAACGAGGTTTTCAGTCCGTATCAGTTAGTAAAGACTCACTTCTGTCAACTGCAATATTAGATGAACTAGCTAAAATTAATAGAATAGTAAGAGAGTATCGGACAGACATAGAAATTAAACCTTTAAGCTTAATTTTTAGAAATGAAAATGGATTAAGTAAAGTAAAAAAGATAGACACTAATGATTTTCATTATTTACATACTGGCGCAAGCGGTTATCAATCCACTATACCAACTTTCTTAGCTATAAAGTATTACAGTGAAATTGAAAAACGAAAAAGAACAATCACAGTTGAAGAACCTGAGCTTAATCTATTTCCCAAAACGCAAAAAAAATTAGTTGAATTCTTTATAGAATCAATTAATCAGTCTAATAATAAATTCATTTTACCAACGCATAGTCCATACATCTTAACAACATTAAGTAACTTGATTTATGCACATAAAGTTGGTACAACAGATAATGGAAAGTTTGAAAAAGAAGTAAATGAAATCATTTCAAAAAAAGCATGGATTGATGTAAATGATATTTCTGTCTACTTTTTAAACAATGGGCAAGCTAAAGATTTAGTAGATGTTAAAGAATGCTTAATCAACTTAGATGATTTAGATAATGTATCAGAAACTATTAATAGTGAATTTGATGAATTGTTGAACATCGAAATGAAAAGCATTTCAGATGAATAA
- a CDS encoding class I lanthipeptide — MKKQQAKSLKLVKASIANLEPQTQQEVIGGRTSPWTGCGSIEYSVCATSCHAH, encoded by the coding sequence ATGAAAAAACAACAAGCAAAATCACTGAAGTTAGTAAAAGCTTCCATTGCAAATTTGGAACCACAAACACAACAAGAAGTTATCGGTGGTAGAACAAGCCCTTGGACAGGTTGCGGAAGTATAGAATATTCTGTATGCGCTACTTCTTGTCACGCTCACTAA